In one window of Desulfurispora thermophila DSM 16022 DNA:
- a CDS encoding Fe(3+) ABC transporter substrate-binding protein, with protein sequence MGKGKSLFLAGLLALALLVLAGCAARSEKGGTTTGATGTTRGGEVNLYTDRHYDTDEQLFQLFTKQTGIKVNVVKGESDEIIERLAREGRDSKADLLLVADAGRLYRAKEKGLLQPVSSQVLESSIPEKLRDRDKQWYGLTVRARVLVYSKERVKPGQLSTYEALTGPQWRGKILVRSSGNIYNQSLLASLIAINGEEAAQKWAQGIVANLARPPRGNDRDQVKAIAAGEGDVAIVNTYYIGKMLNSSDPEEVKAAQKVGVFFPNQQTSGTHINVSGIGLTAAAKNKENAIRLMEFLAGKQAQEQFAQANFEYPANPAVQPAPLLKSWGDFKAQDINLTVLGENNAKAVRIFEAVGWK encoded by the coding sequence ATGGGTAAAGGCAAGAGCTTATTCCTGGCCGGCCTGCTGGCGCTGGCCCTGCTGGTCCTGGCCGGCTGCGCCGCCCGCAGCGAAAAGGGCGGTACAACAACCGGCGCCACTGGAACCACCAGAGGTGGGGAGGTCAATCTGTACACCGACCGCCACTACGATACCGACGAACAGCTTTTCCAGCTTTTCACCAAACAGACCGGCATCAAGGTCAATGTGGTGAAGGGCGAGTCCGATGAGATTATCGAGCGGCTGGCCCGCGAGGGCAGGGACAGCAAGGCCGACCTGCTGCTGGTGGCCGATGCCGGGCGGCTTTACCGGGCCAAAGAAAAGGGACTGCTGCAGCCGGTGAGCAGTCAGGTGCTGGAAAGCAGCATCCCGGAAAAACTGCGCGACCGGGACAAGCAGTGGTACGGCCTGACAGTGCGGGCCAGGGTGCTGGTGTACTCCAAAGAGCGGGTGAAACCCGGGCAGCTTTCCACCTACGAGGCATTGACCGGGCCGCAGTGGCGGGGCAAAATCCTGGTGCGTTCTTCGGGCAATATCTACAACCAGTCGCTGCTGGCTTCCCTGATCGCCATCAATGGAGAAGAGGCGGCGCAAAAGTGGGCGCAGGGCATTGTGGCCAACCTGGCCCGGCCGCCCAGGGGCAATGACCGCGACCAGGTGAAGGCCATCGCGGCCGGGGAAGGCGATGTGGCCATTGTGAATACCTACTACATAGGCAAGATGCTCAATTCCTCCGATCCGGAGGAAGTGAAGGCCGCCCAAAAGGTGGGCGTGTTCTTCCCCAACCAGCAGACCAGCGGTACACACATCAATGTGAGCGGGATAGGCCTGACCGCTGCGGCCAAAAACAAGGAGAACGCCATCAGGCTGATGGAGTTTCTGGCGGGCAAACAGGCCCAGGAGCAGTTCGCGCAGGCCAATTTCGAGTATCCGGCCAACCCGGCGGTGCAGCCCGCGCCGCTGCTCAAAAGCTGGGGCGACTTCAAGGCGCAGGATATTAATCTGACAGTGCTGGGGGAAAACAATGCCAAAGCAGTGCGGATCTTTGAAGCGGTGGGCTGGAAGTAA
- a CDS encoding ABC transporter permease: MKRWAGSKLKMWDGWAVLSLLFLVLLLLPAGRIFGQLLKPAGENWAHIRQYLFRDYLLNTLQLVGFTGLGTALLGTGLAWLVSACDFPLRVFFRRALFLPLALPPYIAACTYSGLLGYTGPLRSLLRQQLAWEPPAAYFDIMNLPGAVFIFTLVLYPYVYAVTRAFWEKQSASLLESARLLGRGQLAVFRGVALPLSRPAVVGGVSLVAMEVLGDYGVVHYFGLPTFSTAIFKTWFGMGDVDAAVRLAAVLMLVVLLLLLLESLLRGGKKYSPAGARSRPLSPWPLQGGRGWLAFGCCAAVFSLGFLIPVGQLVYWAWHSWPRVLGADFARLLAGTLLVAWSSALLVLVVALIMANYSRLHRGVLASACARATVLGYSIPGPVIAIGVLAWFIALDTFLHPLYRSIDPQAERLWLTGSLVMLIYALVVRFLAMGFNPLQAGFAKLGNRFSEASRTLGAGVTATFWRVDLPLLRPAVAASFLLVFVEVIKELPLTLMLRPFNFNTLAGKVFQYAGDEMLPEAAVPALVIVALSTLAVWWLESGDRRW; encoded by the coding sequence TTGAAGCGGTGGGCTGGAAGTAAATTGAAAATGTGGGACGGCTGGGCGGTGCTCAGCCTTCTTTTTCTGGTGCTGCTCCTTTTACCCGCCGGGCGCATTTTCGGACAGCTCCTTAAGCCGGCGGGAGAAAACTGGGCGCATATCAGGCAGTACCTGTTCCGGGATTACCTGCTCAACACGCTGCAGCTGGTGGGATTTACCGGCCTGGGCACGGCGCTATTGGGCACGGGCCTGGCCTGGCTGGTCAGCGCCTGCGATTTTCCCCTGCGCGTTTTTTTCCGCCGGGCGCTCTTTTTGCCTCTGGCCCTGCCGCCCTACATCGCCGCCTGCACCTACAGCGGTTTGCTTGGCTACACGGGCCCGCTGCGTTCCTTGTTGCGCCAGCAACTGGCCTGGGAACCGCCCGCCGCCTACTTTGACATCATGAACCTGCCCGGGGCGGTGTTTATCTTTACCCTGGTGCTGTACCCGTACGTTTATGCCGTCACCAGGGCGTTCTGGGAAAAGCAGTCGGCCTCGCTGCTCGAATCGGCCCGCCTGTTGGGCCGGGGGCAACTGGCGGTGTTCCGGGGCGTGGCGCTGCCCTTGAGCCGTCCGGCCGTGGTGGGCGGAGTCAGCCTGGTGGCCATGGAGGTGCTGGGGGATTACGGTGTGGTGCATTATTTCGGCCTTCCCACTTTCAGCACGGCCATTTTCAAGACCTGGTTCGGCATGGGCGATGTGGACGCGGCTGTGCGCCTGGCGGCGGTGCTGATGCTGGTGGTGCTGCTGCTGTTGCTGCTGGAGAGCCTGCTGCGGGGAGGTAAAAAGTACAGCCCGGCCGGCGCTCGCTCCCGGCCCCTGTCTCCCTGGCCGCTGCAAGGCGGCCGGGGCTGGCTGGCTTTTGGCTGCTGCGCAGCGGTGTTCAGCCTGGGCTTTCTCATCCCGGTGGGGCAGCTGGTCTACTGGGCCTGGCACAGCTGGCCGCGGGTGCTGGGCGCAGACTTTGCCCGCCTGCTGGCGGGTACGCTGCTGGTGGCCTGGAGTAGCGCACTGCTGGTCCTGGTAGTGGCTCTGATCATGGCCAATTACAGCCGCCTGCACCGGGGAGTGCTGGCATCCGCCTGCGCCAGAGCTACCGTTTTGGGCTATTCCATCCCCGGCCCGGTCATTGCCATAGGTGTGCTGGCCTGGTTCATCGCTCTGGACACTTTTCTACACCCCCTGTACCGGAGCATTGACCCGCAGGCGGAGCGGCTGTGGCTCACCGGCAGCCTGGTCATGCTGATTTACGCCCTGGTGGTGCGCTTTCTGGCCATGGGGTTTAACCCCCTGCAGGCCGGTTTTGCCAAACTGGGCAACCGCTTTAGCGAGGCTTCCCGCACTTTGGGAGCGGGAGTGACGGCCACCTTCTGGCGGGTGGATCTGCCCCTGCTGCGCCCGGCCGTGGCCGCATCCTTTTTGCTGGTGTTTGTGGAAGTGATCAAGGAACTGCCGCTTACCCTGATGCTGCGCCCGTTCAACTTCAACACGCTGGCGGGCAAGGTGTTCCAGTACGCCGGCGACGAGATGCTGCCCGAAGCGGCGGTGCCGGCGCTGGTGATTGTGGCCCTGAGCACGCTGGCGGTCTGGTGGCTGGAAAGCGGTGACCGCCGCTGGTAG
- a CDS encoding ABC transporter ATP-binding protein — MPVIEVRDLVFVYPGAAAPVLDGFELSVEPGEIVALVGPSGCGKSTVLRLLAGLERPRRGRISIGGRLMADGRTFVPPERRGVGMVFQDFALFPHLTVEKNIAYGINRLPRAERRERLQAMLALTGLAELAHRYPHQLSGGQQQRVALARALAPGPAVLLLDEPFSSLDAHLRDRLRGEVRRIIRAAGTTALFVTHDRQDVQALADRCVEMG; from the coding sequence ATGCCTGTTATAGAAGTGCGCGATCTGGTCTTTGTCTACCCGGGCGCGGCGGCGCCCGTGCTGGACGGCTTTGAGCTTTCTGTGGAGCCGGGGGAAATAGTGGCGCTGGTGGGGCCTTCGGGCTGTGGCAAGAGCACCGTGCTGCGCCTGCTGGCCGGTCTGGAGAGGCCCCGGCGGGGGCGTATCAGCATCGGGGGGCGCCTGATGGCGGACGGCCGTACCTTTGTGCCGCCCGAGCGGCGGGGGGTGGGCATGGTCTTCCAGGATTTCGCCCTTTTTCCCCACCTCACGGTGGAGAAAAACATCGCCTACGGGATAAACCGGCTGCCCCGGGCGGAGCGGCGGGAGCGCCTGCAGGCCATGCTGGCATTGACCGGGCTGGCCGAACTGGCGCACCGCTACCCCCACCAGCTCAGCGGCGGCCAGCAGCAGCGGGTGGCCCTGGCCCGGGCGCTGGCCCCCGGCCCGGCCGTGCTTTTGCTGGACGAGCCCTTCAGCAGCCTGGACGCCCACCTGCGCGACCGTCTGCGCGGCGAGGTGCGCCGCATTATCCGGGCGGCCGGTACCACCGCCCTGTTTGTCACCCACGACCGGCAGGACGTACAGGCCCTGGCCGACCGCTGTGTGGAGATGGGGTGA
- a CDS encoding HepT-like ribonuclease domain-containing protein: MKLEKDRTRLLHILESATIISYWMAGISLEAFLNSPMLQAAVIRHLEIIGEATKHITSQLKMIYPEIPWKHIAGMRDVLIHEYFGVDLEQVWITCNRDIPKLTADIQKILSEIQ, translated from the coding sequence GTGAAACTGGAAAAAGACCGCACCAGGTTATTACACATACTGGAAAGCGCCACTATAATTTCGTACTGGATGGCGGGCATTTCCCTGGAGGCTTTTCTTAATTCCCCCATGTTACAGGCAGCCGTAATACGTCACTTAGAAATAATAGGTGAAGCAACTAAACATATAACCAGTCAACTAAAAATGATTTATCCAGAAATCCCCTGGAAACATATTGCGGGCATGAGAGACGTCTTAATACACGAATATTTCGGGGTAGACCTGGAACAGGTTTGGATTACCTGCAACCGCGATATTCCCAAATTAACAGCAGATATTCAGAAAATACTGTCAGAAATCCAATGA
- a CDS encoding nucleotidyltransferase family protein — protein MNLETIKLITGPILRRHGVVKAAIFGSLARGDQHPDSDVDILVEYARDKAVSLFDHIALTEELETVLKCNVDLITTNSLSPYIKDTVLNEMRPIL, from the coding sequence ATGAATCTGGAAACCATCAAATTAATTACCGGGCCAATATTGCGCCGTCATGGCGTGGTTAAAGCTGCCATTTTCGGATCGCTGGCCAGGGGGGACCAACACCCGGACAGCGATGTGGATATCCTGGTGGAATACGCCCGGGACAAGGCAGTATCGCTTTTCGACCACATCGCACTGACAGAAGAACTCGAAACAGTCCTGAAATGTAACGTTGACCTGATCACAACAAATTCGTTGTCACCGTATATCAAAGACACTGTGTTAAATGAAATGAGGCCCATCCTGTGA
- a CDS encoding HutP family protein, whose protein sequence is MRTIGRVATLLVLAEKEEQAALLARAAAAGYRAVLGRVGSMAADKVVAAVETAVQREGLLDDSYRQMHSLYHAIIEALYGVCRGQLELGQILRTVGLTFAVVLGPREARAADPRDQWLAVALYGTIGAPKKGFEHEVIGLGINHL, encoded by the coding sequence ATGCGCACCATCGGCCGGGTGGCCACTTTGCTGGTGCTGGCGGAAAAAGAGGAACAGGCGGCGCTTTTAGCCCGGGCCGCAGCGGCCGGCTACCGGGCCGTGCTGGGCCGGGTGGGTTCCATGGCGGCGGACAAGGTGGTGGCGGCGGTGGAAACCGCTGTGCAGCGGGAGGGGCTGCTGGATGACAGCTACCGCCAGATGCACTCGCTTTACCACGCCATCATCGAGGCCCTGTACGGCGTCTGCCGGGGCCAGCTGGAGCTGGGCCAGATTCTGCGCACCGTGGGCCTGACCTTTGCCGTGGTTCTGGGGCCGCGGGAAGCGAGAGCGGCCGACCCGCGGGACCAGTGGCTGGCGGTGGCTCTGTACGGTACCATCGGTGCGCCCAAAAAGGGCTTTGAACACGAGGTAATCGGATTGGGGATTAATCATCTCTAG
- a CDS encoding methyltetrahydrofolate cobalamin methyltransferase gives MLIVGELINTSRKAIKEAVEKRDAAYIREIARKQAAAGAHYIDVNCGTMVHNEPEIMQWLVELVKEAVDRPLCIDSPSARALEAGLALAVDKGQPMVNSISAEKERYESVLPLVLKYRAKVVALLMDDSGMPDTAEQRLDVARRLVADLTAAGVPMEDIYIDPLVKPVSTSDGAGLEVLEALRLIKKEFPAVHTICGLSNVSYGLPSRPVLNQAFLIQTMTAGMDSYILDPLDKKLMGFYYASRALLGQDEYCSDYLAAYRAGLYS, from the coding sequence GTGCTTATAGTCGGTGAACTGATTAACACCAGCCGCAAGGCTATCAAAGAGGCGGTGGAAAAGCGGGATGCGGCCTACATCCGGGAAATCGCCCGCAAACAGGCCGCGGCCGGTGCGCACTACATTGATGTCAACTGCGGCACCATGGTGCACAACGAGCCCGAGATCATGCAGTGGCTGGTGGAACTGGTGAAGGAGGCCGTGGACCGGCCCCTGTGCATTGACAGCCCCAGCGCCCGGGCCCTGGAGGCGGGGCTGGCCCTGGCGGTGGACAAAGGGCAGCCCATGGTCAACTCTATTTCCGCCGAAAAAGAGCGTTACGAGAGCGTGCTGCCCCTGGTGCTGAAATACCGGGCCAAAGTGGTGGCGCTCCTCATGGACGACAGCGGCATGCCGGACACCGCCGAGCAGCGCCTGGACGTGGCGCGCCGCCTGGTGGCCGACCTCACCGCCGCCGGGGTGCCCATGGAGGACATCTACATCGACCCGCTGGTCAAGCCGGTGAGCACTTCGGACGGTGCCGGCCTGGAGGTGCTGGAGGCCCTGCGCCTGATCAAAAAAGAGTTTCCCGCCGTGCACACCATCTGCGGTTTGAGCAATGTGAGCTACGGACTGCCCAGCCGGCCGGTGCTCAACCAGGCCTTTTTGATCCAGACCATGACGGCGGGCATGGACAGCTACATTCTGGATCCGCTGGATAAAAAGCTGATGGGCTTTTACTACGCTTCCCGGGCGCTGCTGGGCCAGGATGAATACTGCAGCGACTACCTGGCGGCCTACCGGGCGGGATTGTACAGTTGA
- the hutH gene encoding histidine ammonia-lyase, with translation MLEVEAKPALNALFIDGNSLTLEQVLAVACKNMPVSLSVVGKANLLRSRRLVEKIVEDGLTVYGVTTGFGKFSEVTVSREECNELQKNIIMSHAGGVGRPLPREAVRAMMLLRANSLAKGYSGVRLEVVQLLLDMLNGGIHPVVPCQGSVGASGDLVPLSHIALAMIGLGEAEYQGRIMPAEEALKQAHLKPVVLQAKEGLALINGTQYMSALGCLAVAQASKLAKGACIAAAMTFEALEGIPAAYSPLIHDVRPHAGQRTCARAMRQLLEGSDLLEREKHARVQDAYTLRCIPQVYGASLDAINHVRGVLETEINSATDNPLVFPDAGCVISGGNFHGQPLALALDYLALAVSELGSMAERRVERLVNPALNGQLPPFLTRHGGLNSGLMILQYVTAALASENKVLSHPASVDSIPTSANQEDHVSMGSIAARKVGSVLENVSWVVAAEFLAAAQALDFAQHTPGLGSRIAHALVREVVPHWDGDRILYQDLHRVHELLQSGGLVERVEQEIGPLW, from the coding sequence ATGCTGGAAGTGGAAGCAAAACCGGCCTTAAACGCCCTTTTTATTGACGGCAACAGCCTGACCCTGGAACAGGTGCTGGCCGTGGCCTGTAAAAACATGCCCGTCAGCTTGAGTGTGGTGGGCAAGGCCAATTTGCTGCGTTCCCGCCGCCTGGTGGAAAAGATAGTGGAAGACGGCCTCACCGTATACGGTGTGACCACCGGCTTTGGCAAGTTCAGCGAGGTCACGGTTTCGCGGGAAGAGTGCAATGAGTTACAAAAAAACATCATCATGAGCCACGCCGGCGGGGTGGGGCGGCCCCTGCCCCGGGAAGCGGTGCGGGCCATGATGCTGCTGCGGGCCAACTCGCTGGCCAAGGGTTACTCCGGAGTGCGCCTGGAAGTGGTGCAACTGCTGCTGGATATGCTGAACGGCGGCATCCACCCCGTGGTACCCTGCCAGGGTTCGGTGGGGGCCAGTGGCGACCTGGTGCCCCTGTCCCACATCGCCCTGGCCATGATCGGGCTGGGCGAAGCGGAGTACCAGGGCCGCATCATGCCGGCCGAGGAAGCGCTTAAACAGGCCCACTTAAAGCCCGTTGTCCTGCAGGCCAAAGAAGGGCTGGCCCTGATCAACGGCACCCAGTATATGAGCGCCCTGGGCTGCCTGGCCGTGGCCCAGGCCAGCAAACTGGCCAAGGGGGCCTGCATCGCCGCCGCCATGACCTTTGAAGCCCTGGAGGGCATTCCGGCCGCCTACAGCCCCCTCATCCACGATGTGCGGCCCCACGCCGGGCAGAGAACCTGCGCCCGGGCCATGCGCCAGCTGCTGGAGGGCAGCGACCTGCTGGAGCGGGAAAAGCACGCCAGGGTGCAGGACGCTTACACCCTGCGCTGCATCCCCCAGGTGTACGGTGCTTCCCTGGACGCCATCAATCACGTGCGCGGTGTGCTGGAAACCGAGATCAATTCGGCCACCGACAACCCGCTGGTCTTCCCCGATGCCGGCTGCGTGATCAGCGGGGGCAACTTCCACGGCCAGCCTCTGGCCCTGGCCCTGGACTATCTGGCCCTGGCGGTTTCCGAGCTGGGCAGCATGGCCGAGCGGCGGGTGGAAAGGCTGGTCAACCCGGCCTTAAACGGCCAACTGCCGCCCTTCTTGACCCGGCACGGCGGCCTGAATTCCGGCCTGATGATCCTGCAATACGTGACCGCGGCCCTGGCCTCGGAAAACAAAGTGCTGTCCCACCCGGCCAGTGTGGATTCCATCCCCACCTCGGCCAACCAGGAGGACCACGTGAGCATGGGATCCATCGCCGCCCGCAAAGTGGGCAGTGTGCTGGAAAACGTCTCCTGGGTGGTGGCGGCCGAATTCCTGGCCGCGGCCCAGGCCCTGGACTTTGCCCAGCATACGCCGGGCCTGGGCAGCCGCATCGCCCACGCCCTGGTGCGGGAAGTGGTGCCCCACTGGGACGGCGACCGCATCCTTTACCAGGACCTGCACCGGGTGCACGAGCTGTTGCAAAGCGGCGGCCTGGTGGAGCGGGTGGAGCAGGAAATCGGGCCGCTGTGGTAA
- the hutI gene encoding imidazolonepropionase: MGEKVDLLLHSAAELITVAGGSARPRRGREMADIGLIRDGAVAVRDGRIVAVGPTRDVLERVETDRATIEIDARGKVVLPGLVDPHTHLVFAGSREYELEMKIAGVSYLEILARGGGILDTVRATRAASPARLKEVAQGYLREMLAQGTTTAEVKSGYGLDLETELKTLQVVAELNGCQPVELVPTFLGAHAVPPEYRDNPEAYVDLVVEEILPAVAGRGLARFCDVFCEEGVFSPEQTRRILSAARRLGLELKLHADEIEPLGGAELAAQMGATSADHLVQISEQGIRELANSNTVAVLLPATTFCLMGTQYAPARRMLEQGVAVALASDFNPGSSPVNSLPLVMGIACRQLKMRPAEVVTAVTINAAHAIGQAYRLGSLEPGKQADLVVFDAPSYQYIMYRLGAQLVDTVVKAGRVVWRRRGMDAC; the protein is encoded by the coding sequence ATGGGAGAAAAAGTGGACCTTTTGCTGCACAGTGCCGCCGAGTTGATTACGGTGGCCGGCGGGTCGGCGCGGCCCAGGCGGGGCCGGGAAATGGCCGATATCGGCCTGATCCGGGACGGCGCCGTGGCCGTGCGGGACGGGCGCATTGTGGCGGTGGGCCCCACCCGCGACGTGCTGGAGCGGGTGGAAACGGACCGGGCCACCATCGAGATAGACGCGCGAGGCAAAGTGGTGCTGCCCGGCCTGGTGGACCCGCACACCCACCTGGTTTTTGCCGGCTCCCGCGAATACGAGCTGGAAATGAAAATCGCCGGCGTCAGCTACCTGGAGATCCTGGCCCGGGGCGGGGGCATCCTGGACACCGTGCGGGCCACCCGGGCGGCCAGCCCCGCCCGGCTGAAGGAAGTAGCGCAGGGCTACCTGCGGGAAATGCTGGCCCAGGGTACCACCACCGCCGAGGTGAAAAGTGGCTACGGCCTGGACCTGGAAACCGAGCTGAAGACGCTGCAGGTGGTGGCCGAACTAAACGGCTGCCAGCCCGTGGAACTGGTGCCCACCTTTCTGGGCGCCCACGCCGTGCCGCCCGAATACCGGGACAACCCGGAGGCCTATGTGGATCTGGTGGTGGAAGAAATACTGCCCGCCGTGGCCGGGCGGGGGCTGGCCCGGTTTTGCGATGTTTTTTGCGAGGAGGGGGTTTTTTCCCCGGAGCAGACCAGGCGCATCCTGAGCGCTGCCCGCCGGCTGGGCCTGGAGCTCAAGCTGCACGCCGATGAGATCGAGCCCCTGGGCGGGGCGGAGCTGGCGGCCCAAATGGGCGCCACCTCGGCCGACCACCTGGTGCAGATTTCCGAGCAGGGGATCAGGGAGCTGGCCAATTCCAATACGGTGGCCGTGCTGCTGCCCGCCACCACCTTCTGCCTGATGGGCACGCAGTATGCACCGGCCCGGCGCATGCTGGAGCAGGGTGTGGCCGTGGCTCTGGCCAGCGATTTCAACCCGGGCAGTTCGCCGGTGAACTCCCTGCCCCTGGTGATGGGCATAGCCTGCCGCCAGCTGAAGATGCGGCCGGCCGAGGTGGTGACGGCGGTGACCATCAATGCGGCCCACGCCATCGGGCAGGCCTATCGGCTGGGCAGTCTGGAGCCGGGCAAGCAGGCCGACCTGGTGGTATTTGATGCGCCGTCCTACCAGTACATTATGTACCGCCTGGGGGCGCAGCTGGTGGATACGGTGGTCAAGGCCGGGCGGGTGGTCTGGCGGCGCCGGGGGATGGATGCCTGTTAG
- the ftcD gene encoding glutamate formimidoyltransferase, with protein MKKLVQCVPNFSEGRRPEVVEQIVAAIRAVEGVSLLDYSLDASHNRSVVTFIGPPARVGEAAFAAAARAAELINMEEHSGAHPRIGATDVIPFIPVSGVEMAECVELARTVGREIGEKLAIPVYLYEAAATRPERKNLARVRQGQYEGLKTEIARPERAPDFGPPRLHPTAGATAVGARPPLIAYNINLGTGDLRIAQAIARSIRGSSGGYPSIKALGVMLEDRGLAQVSINVCNFREVSLPRIFETVRLEAARYGVNVVGSEIVGLVPLEALLDTAAFYLRLEGFAPEQVLEKRLLDLAE; from the coding sequence GTGAAAAAACTGGTGCAATGTGTGCCCAATTTCAGTGAAGGGCGGCGTCCGGAAGTGGTGGAGCAGATTGTGGCGGCCATCCGGGCGGTGGAGGGCGTCAGCCTGCTGGACTATTCCCTGGACGCCAGCCACAACCGCAGTGTGGTCACCTTTATCGGGCCGCCCGCCCGGGTGGGGGAGGCGGCTTTTGCGGCGGCCGCCCGGGCGGCGGAGCTGATCAATATGGAGGAACACAGCGGTGCGCACCCGCGCATCGGGGCCACCGATGTCATTCCCTTCATCCCCGTGTCCGGGGTGGAGATGGCCGAGTGCGTGGAACTGGCCCGGACGGTGGGGCGGGAAATCGGCGAGAAACTGGCCATTCCCGTCTACCTCTACGAGGCGGCGGCCACCCGGCCGGAGCGCAAGAACCTGGCCCGGGTGCGCCAGGGGCAGTATGAGGGGCTGAAAACCGAAATCGCCCGGCCGGAGCGGGCGCCCGACTTCGGTCCGCCCCGCCTGCACCCCACCGCCGGGGCCACGGCGGTGGGAGCCCGTCCGCCGCTGATCGCTTACAACATCAACCTGGGTACCGGCGACCTGCGCATTGCCCAGGCCATTGCCCGCTCCATCCGGGGCAGTAGCGGCGGCTATCCCAGCATCAAGGCGCTGGGCGTCATGCTGGAAGACCGCGGTCTGGCCCAGGTGAGCATCAATGTGTGCAACTTCCGGGAGGTTTCCCTGCCCCGGATTTTTGAGACGGTGCGCCTGGAGGCCGCCCGCTACGGGGTGAATGTGGTGGGCAGCGAAATTGTGGGGCTGGTGCCGCTGGAGGCTTTGCTGGACACGGCGGCTTTCTATCTGCGGCTGGAGGGTTTTGCGCCGGAGCAGGTGCTGGAAAAGCGGCTGCTGGATCTGGCCGAGTAG
- a CDS encoding cyclodeaminase/cyclohydrolase family protein, producing MQLLDMTVREFLQEVAANSPAPGGGSVAALAGALGAALAGMVANLSSGKEAAGAGPQMQRLKAGAARLQDSLGRAVEEDTQVFQRVMQAYRLPRGTEEEKAARSAAIQQALKDAARYPLQVAEQCREVLHLCREAAVQGNQNALSDAAVGALLAHSGLVGALYNVAINLASIKDEQFSTTAREQVRALLVQGEAALAEVRAVVQAALSFPQP from the coding sequence ATGCAGCTACTGGACATGACTGTACGGGAATTTCTACAAGAAGTGGCCGCCAATTCGCCCGCTCCCGGCGGGGGCAGCGTGGCCGCCCTGGCCGGGGCGCTGGGCGCCGCCCTGGCCGGCATGGTGGCCAATTTGAGCAGCGGCAAGGAGGCGGCCGGCGCCGGGCCACAGATGCAGCGACTGAAAGCCGGGGCCGCCCGCCTGCAGGACAGCCTGGGCCGGGCGGTGGAGGAAGACACGCAGGTTTTTCAGCGGGTGATGCAGGCCTACCGGCTGCCCCGCGGCACGGAGGAGGAAAAGGCCGCCCGGTCGGCGGCCATCCAGCAGGCCCTGAAAGATGCCGCCCGCTATCCCCTGCAGGTGGCCGAGCAGTGCAGAGAAGTTTTGCACCTGTGCCGGGAAGCGGCGGTGCAGGGTAACCAGAACGCCCTGAGCGATGCCGCGGTGGGGGCTCTGCTGGCCCACAGCGGGCTGGTGGGCGCGCTGTACAATGTGGCCATCAATTTGGCCTCCATCAAGGATGAGCAGTTTAGTACCACTGCCCGGGAGCAGGTGCGCGCCTTACTGGTGCAGGGCGAAGCGGCTTTAGCCGAGGTGCGCGCCGTGGTGCAAGCCGCCCTTTCCTTTCCCCAGCCGTGA